Part of the Henckelia pumila isolate YLH828 chromosome 2, ASM3356847v2, whole genome shotgun sequence genome is shown below.
AGAAGTAATCATGAAGCTTTGTTATCTTCTCCAATAGTTACAAATAAAATAGAGAATTTATATCTACACTTCCAACTCTCACACCCACCAGTCTCCAGTAAATGGCATCATCGTTCCTTCTCTTCCTCTTCGGTCTCTTCCTCGTCAGCCACCTGCCGCCCTCCGCCGCAAACCTCCGCGAAAGAACATCCCTTTTCCGATCGCAGCTCATTTCGGAGCCCCCTTCCGGCGTTACCGCTCCCACTACTTTCTTTGAAGTCACCAAACCCATCCCTCTTCCCAAAACCAAACCTTGCTCATATTTAGCCCTCCAACACGACTTTGCCCACACATACGGTAAGCCCCCAGTTCTTGCAGATTACAGCCCCGCTTCACATTGCTCCTTCCCCCAGAAGCTTGCAAAAATCGTTATTGAATGGACGGCAGCTTGCAAAGGCAGGCAATTTGATAGAATCTTTGGTGTTTGGCTTGGTGGGGTTGAGATTCTCAGGAGCTGTACTGCGGAGCCTAGAGCAACTGGGATCGTTTGGACTGTGAAGAAAGATGTTACGAGGTATTATTCCTTGCTGATGACGAATCAGACTCTCGCTGTTTATTTAGGCAACATTGTTGATAGAACTTATACAGGCGTGTACCATGTAAATGTTACTTTTCATTACTATCCTTCTGAAGGAAACTACGTGAATAGTGGGGCTGATGCTAACgatttaattgattttgggGCTGATTTGATACTGCCCATTTCAAGAAATTTACCTTTGAATGATGGAATTTGGTTTGAGATCGAGAATTCCAAGGATTTGAAAGGTGAGGAATTCAAGATTCCGCCGAATGTATACAGGGCTGTGCTGGAAGTGTATGTTTCGTTTCATGAGAATGATGAGTTTTGGTTTGGAAATTATCCGAATGAGTATGTTTATGCAAATAATCTCACTGGTGTGGCAGGGAATGGGCCATTTAGGGAGGTTGTTGTTGGCTTGGATGGTTCCATTGTCGGTGCAATTTGGCCGTTTACTGTGATCTACACTGGAGGTGTGAATCCCCTCTTGTGGAGACCGATAACCGGAATAGGTTCGTTTGATCTCCCTTCTTATGATATCGAGATCACGCCATTCTTGGGGACAATACTAGATGGAAAGGATCACAAGTTTACATTTAGTGTGACAAACGCTTTAAATGTTTGGTACATTGATGCAAATTTGCATCTTTGGTTGGATAAAAGGAGCCAGAAGACGCAAGGGAAGTTGTTGGAACACAGTAGTTCACCTCTTACCTTGTCTCTTTTATCCAACTTCACCGGTTTTGATGGATCGTTCGTCACAAATGTTAGTAGGTCTATAGTTTCAACTGGTTGGGTGGAATCATCCCATGGAGTTATCACAACCAAATCGCTTCAAGAATTTGATTACAGTAATTTTATGTATTTGGGAAATGAGGGGAATTTGCAGATTATACAACaagta
Proteins encoded:
- the LOC140882389 gene encoding peptide-N4-(N-acetyl-beta-glucosaminyl)asparagine amidase A; this translates as MASSFLLFLFGLFLVSHLPPSAANLRERTSLFRSQLISEPPSGVTAPTTFFEVTKPIPLPKTKPCSYLALQHDFAHTYGKPPVLADYSPASHCSFPQKLAKIVIEWTAACKGRQFDRIFGVWLGGVEILRSCTAEPRATGIVWTVKKDVTRYYSLLMTNQTLAVYLGNIVDRTYTGVYHVNVTFHYYPSEGNYVNSGADANDLIDFGADLILPISRNLPLNDGIWFEIENSKDLKGEEFKIPPNVYRAVLEVYVSFHENDEFWFGNYPNEYVYANNLTGVAGNGPFREVVVGLDGSIVGAIWPFTVIYTGGVNPLLWRPITGIGSFDLPSYDIEITPFLGTILDGKDHKFTFSVTNALNVWYIDANLHLWLDKRSQKTQGKLLEHSSSPLTLSLLSNFTGFDGSFVTNVSRSIVSTGWVESSHGVITTKSLQEFDYSNFMYLGNEGNLQIIQQVINLNNSLDTMLSSPFNLSAISFKKFGLHLHSDSIDKGNGMYVSVANVTLDLEEKEEETSEFASSSSWLKNLQNGQGYMLVKGNLVVSGLGSTQQEYHFIGDESCYFRNVSSSNYTILHDEQRDSCGYAKRWPFPAQ